In Flavobacterium sp. CS20, a single window of DNA contains:
- a CDS encoding ABC transporter permease, whose translation MARSFEKYQKRRLISSYISVVISIGLVLFLVGLLGILVINTQKVANHFKEQIAMSIYLKDQAKEIEIDQLQKQLALADYTKNTVYTSKEEVAEIYKQDIGEDFMNFLGDANPLPQSIDVYFKADFVNEVQLVEIARDLSEKDFVAEIVYDKPLIALLNNNIKKISFWVLVICGVFTFIAVLLINNSIRLSVYSKRFVIKTMQMVGATKGFIRQLFIWRSVKLGIIGAILAMLGMATVLYFLDQTYPELDLLVDELLLAGLFVAVFLLGVLISWFSTFLATQRFLNLKTDELYY comes from the coding sequence GTGGCCAGATCGTTTGAAAAATATCAAAAACGGCGATTGATTTCGTCTTATATTTCTGTGGTGATCAGTATTGGTTTGGTGCTGTTTCTCGTGGGTTTGCTCGGTATTTTGGTGATTAATACGCAAAAGGTTGCTAACCATTTTAAGGAGCAAATTGCGATGAGCATTTACCTGAAAGACCAGGCGAAGGAAATTGAAATTGACCAACTGCAAAAGCAATTGGCATTGGCAGACTACACAAAAAATACGGTTTATACGTCAAAGGAGGAAGTAGCTGAAATCTATAAACAAGATATCGGCGAAGATTTTATGAACTTTTTGGGCGATGCTAATCCGTTGCCACAGTCGATAGACGTGTATTTTAAAGCTGATTTTGTGAATGAAGTGCAACTGGTAGAAATTGCACGTGACTTATCTGAAAAAGATTTTGTGGCTGAGATTGTTTACGACAAACCTTTGATTGCTTTGCTGAACAACAACATCAAAAAAATCAGTTTTTGGGTGTTGGTCATTTGTGGCGTGTTTACGTTTATAGCGGTGTTGTTGATCAACAACTCGATACGGCTTTCTGTTTATTCTAAGCGATTTGTGATTAAAACGATGCAGATGGTTGGGGCGACTAAAGGATTTATTCGTCAGCTTTTTATTTGGAGAAGTGTTAAGCTTGGAATTATTGGTGCAATATTAGCGATGCTTGGAATGGCAACGGTTTTGTATTTTTTAGACCAAACTTATCCAGAGCTTGATTTGTTGGTTGATGAATTGTTGCTTGCCGGATTATTTGTTGCTGTATTTTTATTGGGTGTGCTTATTTCGTGGTTCAGCACCTTTTTGGCTACGCAACGCTTTTTGAATTTAAAAACAGACGAACTTTATTATTAA
- a CDS encoding DUF3098 domain-containing protein, with product MGGESKRKEELKEQKQNAFIFERKNYLFMIIGLVVIAIGFILMSGGGSDDPEVFNPDIYSPRRIRLAPTIVIIGFAIEVYAILLNPNKGKS from the coding sequence ATGGGTGGAGAAAGCAAACGCAAAGAAGAATTGAAAGAACAGAAACAAAATGCCTTTATTTTTGAGCGTAAAAACTATCTGTTTATGATTATTGGCTTGGTGGTGATTGCCATCGGGTTTATTTTGATGAGTGGTGGTGGTAGTGATGACCCTGAAGTGTTTAACCCCGATATATATAGTCCGCGACGTATCCGTTTGGCACCAACGATTGTGATTATTGGTTTTGCTATTGAGGTTTACGCTATTTTGCTCAATCCCAACAAAGGCAAATCTTAA
- the truB gene encoding tRNA pseudouridine(55) synthase TruB — translation MDSSEFSKDYFLNGAVLCFDKPLHWTSFQLVNKLRWLIKQKYNLKKIKVGHAGTLDPLATGLVIICTGKATKTIPELMGQAKTYTGEFTLGATRPSFDMETEIDAEFPIEHLNAELIKAKTQEFTGKILQQPPVFSALKKEGKRLYEYARKGEAVDIPKREVEITNFEIRLVDLPKVRFEVTCSKGTYIRSLAQDFGQALDSGAYLSALRRTAVGNFRLEQALSLERFVDELG, via the coding sequence TTGGACAGTTCTGAATTTTCTAAAGATTATTTTCTAAACGGTGCGGTGTTGTGTTTCGATAAACCACTACATTGGACGTCTTTTCAATTGGTCAACAAATTGCGTTGGCTTATCAAACAAAAATACAATCTCAAAAAAATTAAAGTCGGTCACGCTGGCACACTTGATCCTTTGGCTACAGGCTTAGTCATTATATGCACGGGCAAAGCCACTAAAACTATTCCAGAGTTGATGGGGCAAGCCAAAACCTACACCGGTGAATTTACACTTGGGGCAACGCGTCCGTCATTTGATATGGAAACGGAGATTGATGCGGAGTTTCCGATTGAACACCTTAATGCGGAACTTATCAAAGCCAAAACCCAAGAGTTTACGGGCAAAATACTTCAACAACCGCCTGTGTTTTCAGCTTTAAAAAAAGAAGGCAAACGCTTGTATGAATATGCAAGAAAAGGTGAAGCGGTAGATATTCCAAAACGCGAAGTTGAAATCACAAACTTTGAGATTAGGCTTGTAGATTTGCCTAAAGTCAGATTTGAAGTTACTTGTAGCAAAGGTACTTACATTCGCAGTTTGGCTCAAGATTTTGGGCAAGCTTTGGATAGTGGTGCATATTTATCGGCATTGCGACGCACTGCTGTTGGGAATTTTAGATTGGAACAGGCCTTGAGTTTGGAGCGGTTTGTCGATGAGTTAGGATAG